In one window of Bacteroidota bacterium DNA:
- a CDS encoding BatD family protein, whose translation MRIARHNPIFLFLSLFLISAQGLAQDISFTASVDNTRISLGEQFEITFSLGGTSAGSNFQPPPFNDFLVVGGPNQSTSMQFINGSVSSSVSWSYVLQPKAEGKFAIGPAMIEYGGKKLQTKPIGMEVVKGSAQPASPGGQQQAQQQGNADIDKQIGDNLLLKVVLDKSRVYQGEQITATYKIYTRVNISSYNLSKGSSLTGFWSEDLEVPKQVQLSSEVVNGKQYRVGILRRAALFPQRSGTLQVDPMEVLCAVQVQTRRRSNDIFDQFFNDPFFGNVQTVNHKVRSEPVSVTVLPLPSANVPSGFNGAVGKFTIESWLDKKQTKANEPVTLKVKISGRGNLKLLEPPTVTVPPDIERYDPKISDNIAHQGDEIAGSRTFEYLLLPRRAGELKIPSFSYAYFDIEKKNYVPFKSPDFVLSVEKGSEIAGGPATGISKEDVKLLGEDIRFIKSDDLSLRRKGETFAGSPLFFALSFSSLASFVGFIFFVKRRERVLGDVAGLRNRKARKMAQRRLQEAKKFLHQKKEEQFYSEVSRALWGYIGDKLGIPPSDHSVEIVKTALESRGVSTEAAGKLGAAIEQCEFARFSPSSGGGKMDGVYHEALGIISEIEDQLR comes from the coding sequence ATGAGAATCGCCCGACATAATCCCATATTTCTTTTCCTGTCCCTCTTTCTGATCTCAGCCCAGGGCCTGGCCCAGGACATCTCCTTTACCGCCTCCGTCGATAACACCCGGATCTCACTCGGCGAGCAATTCGAAATCACCTTCTCCCTCGGCGGCACCAGCGCGGGAAGCAATTTCCAGCCGCCCCCGTTCAACGATTTCCTCGTCGTCGGAGGCCCGAATCAATCGACGAGCATGCAATTCATAAACGGTTCGGTGTCGTCCTCGGTCTCCTGGAGCTACGTCCTCCAGCCCAAAGCGGAAGGGAAGTTCGCGATCGGTCCTGCCATGATCGAATACGGAGGGAAGAAACTCCAGACGAAGCCTATCGGGATGGAAGTCGTCAAAGGATCCGCACAGCCGGCCTCGCCGGGGGGGCAACAGCAGGCGCAGCAGCAGGGAAACGCCGACATCGACAAGCAGATCGGCGACAATCTTCTGCTCAAGGTCGTGCTGGACAAGTCGCGCGTCTATCAGGGGGAGCAGATTACCGCGACGTACAAGATCTACACCCGTGTGAACATCTCCAGTTACAATCTCTCAAAGGGATCGTCCCTCACAGGTTTCTGGAGCGAGGACCTCGAAGTTCCCAAGCAAGTCCAGCTTTCATCCGAAGTCGTGAACGGGAAACAGTACCGGGTCGGGATCCTGCGGCGGGCGGCGCTGTTCCCGCAGCGGAGCGGCACCCTCCAGGTCGATCCGATGGAAGTGCTGTGCGCCGTGCAGGTGCAAACCCGAAGACGCTCGAACGACATCTTCGATCAGTTCTTCAACGATCCCTTCTTCGGGAATGTGCAGACCGTGAATCACAAAGTCCGGAGCGAACCCGTCTCCGTTACGGTGCTTCCGCTTCCCTCCGCGAACGTGCCGAGCGGGTTCAACGGCGCTGTCGGAAAATTCACCATTGAGTCGTGGCTGGACAAGAAGCAGACAAAAGCGAACGAGCCCGTGACCCTCAAGGTGAAGATCAGCGGGCGCGGCAACCTGAAGCTCCTCGAGCCGCCCACAGTGACAGTTCCGCCTGATATCGAGCGCTATGACCCCAAGATTTCCGACAACATCGCGCATCAGGGGGATGAGATCGCCGGGAGCCGCACGTTCGAGTATCTCCTTCTGCCGAGGCGAGCGGGCGAGCTGAAGATTCCTTCATTTTCATATGCCTACTTCGATATAGAGAAGAAGAACTACGTTCCGTTCAAGAGTCCCGACTTTGTTCTCTCGGTCGAGAAGGGAAGTGAAATCGCTGGCGGCCCGGCGACCGGAATCTCGAAGGAAGACGTCAAGTTGCTCGGAGAAGATATCCGGTTCATCAAGAGCGACGATCTTTCCTTGCGCCGCAAGGGTGAGACCTTCGCGGGCTCCCCGCTCTTTTTCGCTCTTTCCTTCAGCTCGCTTGCCAGTTTTGTCGGGTTTATTTTCTTCGTGAAGCGCCGGGAGAGGGTCTTGGGGGATGTCGCAGGGCTCCGGAATCGCAAGGCGCGGAAGATGGCGCAACGGCGGCTCCAGGAGGCGAAGAAATTCCTCCATCAGAAGAAGGAGGAACAGTTCTACAGCGAAGTTTCCCGCGCGCTGTGGGGATACATCGGCGACAAGCTCGGGATTCCGCCTTCGGACCATTCGGTCGAGATCGTTAAGACGGCGCTTGAATCCCGCGGCGTCTCGACGGAGGCGGCGGGAAAACTCGGCGCCGCCATTGAACAGTGTGAGTTTGCGCGTTTCTCTCCTTCATCGGGCGGCGGGAAGATGGACGGGGTCTATCACGAAGCGCTCGGGATTATCTCCGAGATCGAGGACCAGCTTCGATGA
- a CDS encoding tetratricopeptide repeat protein codes for MKLLTACFVFLVVQTGLSQEARLEFNQANQLYRDAQYEKAAQLYERVSTNGYESPSLYYNLGNCYFKLHNLPAAILSYERARRLAPRDEDIAYNLRLANLRVVDKIDPLPQLFLLDWWNGFLGLYSSDGWALIVIVCAWGAALAGVAFFLFRSGVIQRIAFAVAAIAVISCAVSVTGLFQQLKKEGRERAAVVFSPSVSVKSAPDNQSTDLFVLHEGVKVELLDAVGDWRQIRLPDGKVGWLAGESIQTI; via the coding sequence ATGAAACTGTTGACAGCCTGCTTTGTGTTCCTCGTTGTGCAGACCGGCCTCTCTCAGGAAGCACGTCTTGAGTTCAACCAGGCGAATCAGCTCTACCGGGATGCGCAATATGAAAAGGCGGCTCAGCTCTATGAGCGGGTCTCGACGAACGGCTACGAAAGCCCTTCGCTCTATTACAACCTCGGCAATTGTTATTTCAAACTTCACAATTTGCCGGCCGCGATCCTCTCCTACGAGCGCGCCAGGCGGCTTGCTCCCCGCGACGAGGATATCGCGTATAACCTTCGCCTGGCAAACTTGCGTGTGGTCGATAAGATTGATCCGCTCCCGCAGCTATTTCTTCTTGACTGGTGGAACGGTTTCCTGGGTCTCTATTCTTCCGACGGATGGGCGTTGATCGTGATCGTCTGCGCCTGGGGCGCGGCTCTGGCCGGCGTGGCCTTCTTTCTCTTCAGGAGCGGGGTGATCCAGCGGATCGCTTTCGCCGTTGCGGCGATCGCTGTCATTAGCTGCGCCGTCAGCGTCACCGGCCTCTTTCAGCAACTGAAGAAGGAGGGTCGCGAGCGCGCTGCGGTTGTGTTTTCACCCTCTGTTTCCGTCAAGAGCGCCCCCGACAACCAGAGCACAGACCTCTTCGTTCTCCACGAAGGCGTGAAAGTGGAATTGCTCGACGCGGTGGGCGATTGGAGGCAGATCCGCCTGCCTGACGGGAAGGTTGGATGGCTTGCAGGGGAGAGCATTCAGACCATCTAG
- a CDS encoding T9SS type A sorting domain-containing protein, producing the protein MRTNGPPGYSGDIHSLATDGSTVLAGSNGLFLSTDDGLTWKPVNAGLPNGTAYAVAVSGNRLFAGVSSNGVYISTDNGVSWVANNSGLPSFVSIYALTFHDGSIFAGTDHGVFRSTNVGASWTGAGLQGSPGSFTYIWALAFIENTWFAGTQAGVFRSIDSGATWTPADTASLKREVYALSARGTQLFAGTGEDGVYLSSNNGDSWTVANTGLTTPYIRALTVVGTNLFAGTSGPGVFISSNDGAKWTQVESGLITPVIIFALAANDSALFAATSGAGIFRSKNNGMDWMQVGPSESFTTSLLPHASEMFAATDHGVFSSSDRGEHWSQTRLWNTFVYDLAAGDSGIFAGTGGSGVYFSSDEGTNWSQANAGSGMSYVYSIRVRGIDVFAGAYGSVFVSTDNGRAWIPRLSSTIHTFAFDGGNLLAGGELLTSGGGLFFSSDNGVTWVSSSTGLYQYTDVWDLVVGDSDIFAATGSPPTFQGSNGVFHSTDNGLTWVPVFSGLPNSPVYTLASEGANLFAGTLNAGVFLSTNRGASWNPINTGLTHLGIWDLAVIDSDLFAATPSDGVWRRPLSDIVLSVPAIYKGVPSQFVLEQNYPNPFNPSTRFRFSLPHSEFVTLSVVNLLGERVATPVIGRLSAGAHEVEWNAEGLTSGVYFYRLQAGPFLQSKKLILLK; encoded by the coding sequence GTGCGAACCAACGGCCCCCCGGGGTATTCCGGAGACATCCATTCACTTGCGACCGATGGCTCCACCGTGCTCGCCGGGTCCAATGGACTCTTTCTTTCAACTGACGATGGCTTGACTTGGAAGCCCGTCAACGCGGGCCTGCCGAATGGCACCGCTTACGCTGTTGCTGTCAGTGGCAATCGCCTCTTCGCGGGTGTCTCCTCCAATGGAGTGTATATTTCTACAGACAACGGTGTGAGCTGGGTAGCAAACAACTCGGGCCTGCCAAGTTTTGTATCAATTTATGCGCTTACTTTCCACGACGGCAGTATCTTTGCCGGCACTGATCACGGGGTGTTCCGATCGACCAACGTTGGTGCTAGCTGGACAGGGGCAGGATTGCAGGGGAGTCCCGGCTCGTTTACGTATATTTGGGCCCTAGCATTCATTGAGAACACTTGGTTTGCGGGAACTCAGGCCGGAGTATTCCGATCTATCGATAGCGGTGCGACCTGGACGCCCGCAGACACAGCCTCCCTCAAAAGAGAGGTCTATGCTCTCTCGGCAAGAGGCACTCAACTCTTTGCCGGAACCGGCGAGGATGGTGTCTATCTATCCAGCAATAACGGCGACAGTTGGACTGTGGCCAACACGGGCTTGACGACTCCGTACATTAGGGCGCTCACGGTCGTCGGCACGAACCTCTTCGCCGGGACCAGCGGCCCGGGAGTCTTCATCTCGTCAAACGATGGAGCCAAGTGGACCCAGGTTGAGTCGGGCCTGATCACTCCGGTAATCATATTTGCTCTGGCGGCAAATGACAGCGCCTTGTTTGCTGCAACGAGCGGAGCAGGGATCTTCCGTTCAAAGAATAACGGGATGGACTGGATGCAGGTTGGGCCATCCGAATCCTTCACTACCAGCCTCCTCCCCCATGCCAGCGAGATGTTTGCTGCCACCGACCATGGAGTCTTTTCGTCGAGCGATAGGGGTGAACACTGGTCTCAAACCAGGCTTTGGAACACCTTCGTATATGATCTGGCTGCCGGTGATAGTGGCATCTTTGCGGGGACAGGCGGGAGCGGCGTCTACTTCTCCAGCGACGAAGGGACGAACTGGTCTCAGGCCAATGCTGGCTCGGGGATGAGTTATGTGTACTCAATTAGGGTGCGTGGAATCGACGTCTTCGCAGGGGCCTATGGCAGCGTATTTGTTTCCACTGACAATGGGAGGGCCTGGATACCTCGGCTGTCCTCCACCATTCACACCTTCGCATTCGATGGTGGAAATCTACTGGCAGGTGGCGAACTATTGACCAGCGGGGGCGGGCTATTTTTCTCCAGCGACAACGGCGTCACCTGGGTGTCCAGTAGTACCGGTCTGTATCAGTACACTGATGTCTGGGATCTTGTGGTCGGAGACAGCGACATTTTTGCGGCAACCGGCTCACCACCCACCTTCCAGGGATCCAATGGAGTATTCCATTCCACCGACAACGGCTTAACATGGGTCCCGGTTTTCTCCGGTTTGCCGAACAGCCCGGTCTACACACTTGCATCTGAGGGTGCAAATCTCTTCGCAGGAACTCTAAATGCCGGAGTCTTTCTGTCAACAAACAGGGGTGCAAGCTGGAATCCGATCAACACCGGGCTCACGCATCTCGGAATCTGGGATCTTGCCGTTATAGATAGCGACCTCTTCGCCGCGACTCCTTCTGATGGCGTTTGGCGTAGACCGCTTTCGGACATTGTCCTCTCGGTTCCGGCAATTTACAAGGGAGTGCCATCCCAGTTCGTCCTCGAACAGAACTATCCGAACCCGTTTAACCCGAGTACCAGATTCCGGTTCTCACTCCCTCACTCCGAATTTGTGACACTGAGCGTCGTCAATCTTCTCGGAGAACGCGTTGCCACCCCTGTCATTGGCAGACTCTCAGCCGGAGCCCATGAAGTCGAATGGAACGCCGAGGGTTTGACAAGCGGCGTCTACTTCTATAGGCTACAGGCTGGTCCTTTTCTTCAATCGAAGAAATTGATATTGCTCAAATAG